From Pantoea vagans:
CGCGGTTTTGCAGTGTCCACCGCAGGCGGTAAGCGCGGCGCTGGCGGTCGCGTCATCACAGTCCGTGGCCTGCATGACGATGTTGACCTGGCGCTGCACCAGTTTCTGGTTGGTCGCTTCCACATCAACCATCAGGTTGCCGTAGACTTTTCCGCTGCGGATCATCGAGCCGGTGGTGAGCATGTTGAGCACCAGTTTTTGTGCGGTGCCCGCTTTCATGCGTGAGGAGCCGGTGACCACTTCCGGGCCGACCACCGGCGTGAGCGCAATCGCAGCGACCTGCGACATGGCGCTGCCGGGATTACAGGTGAGCGACACGGTGGTTGCGCCAAGCTCGTTAGCGTAAGCCAGCGCGCCCAGCACATAAGGTGTACGACCGCTGGCGGCGATACCGACCAGCACATCGTGGCTGCTGAAGTGGATGTCTTTCAGATCCTGCGCGCCCTGCTCCCGGTTATCTTCGGCGTTTTCTACCGCCTGTAATATAGCGGTATGACCGCCGGCAATCAGGCCGATGACCTGCTCGCGAGGTGTACCAAAGGTAGGTGGGCATTCGCTGGCATCCAGGATGCCGAGTCGTCCGGAGGTGCCCGCACCGCAATAGATTAATCGCCCACCCGCCTGGAACGCAGCGCAGATGGCGTCAACGGCGTCGGCGATCTGCGGCACGATGGCCTCTACCGCCAGCGCCACCTTTTTATCTTCATCATTAATGACGCGCAGCATCGCTTCGGTAGAGAGTTCATCAATGTTCTGGCTGGCCGGGTTGCGGCCTTCGGTGATCATCTGGCTGAGGTCGAGTTTCATGGCGGGCTCCGTTAAGGAATAAATTATTCAAATTACCAAACATCATAACGAATGATTAATTCATTGAGTGAGATCTTTTTTCAATGGATGTGGGGTGAATCATGTTGCGGGGGATTGGGCTGAGCGAGTGATGTCTGACATTCGGCACTTAATCGCTGCGCATGCTTGCTCAGGCGCAGAGTATTTGAACGGAGTTGCTTTGAAATCCCGGCGGGTCAGAAAAGGTTCACCTGATCGTAAAGACGCATTCGTCATCCATGACGCTCGGCCCACGCCGTCCCTGGCGTGGGACGCTTTACTCTTCAGGTGAACATTTTCTTCCCTCAGGCTGTTTTACTGCTGTTTGAAAAGAAGTTTTAGCCGGACATGGTTGCGAAGGCGGATATCAGCAGTAGCGGAGTAAAGCGTCCGCCGCATGGACAAAAACGCCTGGAGGGTTTTTGAACAACGTAAAGCGCTGGCCCGTTTGCGGGCGAGCCTCAT
This genomic window contains:
- the murQ gene encoding N-acetylmuramic acid 6-phosphate etherase, translating into MKLDLSQMITEGRNPASQNIDELSTEAMLRVINDEDKKVALAVEAIVPQIADAVDAICAAFQAGGRLIYCGAGTSGRLGILDASECPPTFGTPREQVIGLIAGGHTAILQAVENAEDNREQGAQDLKDIHFSSHDVLVGIAASGRTPYVLGALAYANELGATTVSLTCNPGSAMSQVAAIALTPVVGPEVVTGSSRMKAGTAQKLVLNMLTTGSMIRSGKVYGNLMVDVEATNQKLVQRQVNIVMQATDCDDATASAALTACGGHCKTAILMVLADLAADEAKALLSQHQGFIRQALKAAGAR